The Oncorhynchus mykiss isolate Arlee chromosome 5, USDA_OmykA_1.1, whole genome shotgun sequence DNA window ACTACTGTTGTCTGCAGCACTACATATGTACCTGGACAGTGTCAGAAGTTGACAGTAGGAATTGGCTGGATTAGAAAGGTGTGAGAAAGAGCAGGTTCATAGGACAGAACTCTTttgtgtgtcccaaatagcaccctattccctatatgtagtgtactactctggtcaaaagtagtgcactgcatagagACTTGCTGTGAGGAATAGCCTTTTTATAAGAGAACCCCTTCCTAGTAGAAATGTTccttcaatgaaattacattacTCTCTAAAGAAGACAATGGTCTGTCTTAATCAGACTGGGTGCTTCTTCTTTACAGGAAAAGGGATACAGTATTATAATGCGGGTGACAAGCATACTAGTGCAGTAAGAACTGTTTGATTCTAAGGATCGATGTTGAGCTTTGTTATCTCTGCAGAATTATCCCTCATACAGTATGTCTCATTTAGTATTTAGTTACATGTGTAAGCACTGTTTAtctgttattgactgtgtgtgtgtgtgtgagaaaaggGGAAGATATGCTTTATATTCTTCCAAGATATTATAAGATATTTCTGTCTATTCGACAGTCTTCCAAGATGCACATTAGGCCTTGAGCTGGACTTCACACATGGATGGACTCAGAACCATTTCTTTGCCATAAGGATCAACTGTACCAATGGATCAAGACACACACATTTACAGAAATGGCCAAGGTATTGTACAATTGTTGTTTCTGTCCTTACCTAAGTGGTGTCCTAGTCATTCACTGAGGTTGTGAAGGAGTTGTAACGCTGTGAAGGACAGTAAACTGCTGATAACCCGAATTCTGATATGCATAGTTAGTCAATATCCTTATGTAAGTGAGCAGCTAAAATATTTGTAAAAGGAGCAAGTTTATAGAATGAATGCCAAGAAAATGGTTGGGCAATATAATTACTTGCACAGTAATTATAGAGTTCAGTTGGTCCAGTCTAAGTAGAGAGGCTTACTGATTGGAGGGTTCTGTCAGCCAATGACGTTCCATTCTGTGTTGGTATAGTCTACTCTTGGCCGATCTCATTTTGCCTCATTGGAAAGACTGGAGAGGATAGGGTATTGTCAGAAAAGTTAGGAGAGGCAACAATCTTAATACAGGGAGGAGAGAACCAAGGACAACAATACCATGTAGGCCTACTGGATTGAAAATTATGTTCAACATTTAGGTAAGGCTGATGCCACTCAGTACTGTTAAATTTGAAAAAATACTTTGTCGTTACTTGAACTTGTATCTTCCTTTATTTGCCTTACAAATTTCAGAAACATACGTGCAAATATTATTGGTTAGATTTAGCCAAATATGTCTTAATCTATATTCTAAAGAAATATCTCTAAAGAATCTTGATTCAgacaattaattaattaattaattaataaataaataaataaataaattgattcAAATTGAATGCTTTTAGTTCTAGGTCATCGGATGACAAATCAAATACTGGTATGTCTAGGCCTATTGCATTCAAAATCTTTATTGCAAACTAACAGTAGTTGTACATGATACAGTTTGACAACTTTGTCTTCTACATTTAACTGAATCATGATTTCTACCCTATGTTTGATACCAGGGAAAGCTCTCAGGAATCTGATAATTTCCACATTCCTGCCTGCTGTCTTTCATTTCCTCATATCAACCAACCCAATGTTTTGTTTAATATTTCTTCATGAATTCAAGAGCCATAACATAACTTCCTGCTTTCTTCTCCTCTGGTCCTGATGGTAGGACATGTACAATTGAACAATAGTCATTTTCTTTAACTCTCTTCTACCAGGTAACAGGGGAAGGTCAGTCAGTGCTACTGAGGAGACCACCCCCTACTATCTGGAGACGCCTTACGGCTACCAGCTGGACCTGGACTTCCTCAAGTACGTGGACGACATTCAGAACGGCTCCACCATTAATAGGCTGAGGAAGAAGCCCCTCAGGGCGACCAACAGCAGGGCAGAAGCGCAAAGTGGCACCACACCCAGCCAATCATGGACCTCATCGGAATCCCTGTCCTCGGCGAGTAGTGGTGACACGCGGGTGAGTCAGTCTGCCATGTCGACCGGTAACCGAGGAAGaccccctcttcctccaccccaCAGTGCCTCTACCACCAGCAACACCACCCCGTCTAGTCAGGAGGGGTCCTCCGTCCCTCTGAAACCCCAAGAGGGGAAGCCTGCTCTGGCCGTCCGCTCCCTGAACACCCCCAGGTTCAACCCTCTAGTGGAGAAGACCCTGGTGGAGACCCGTAGGCGCTTAGAGCAGGAGAAAacctccagcaccaccccagcccagccccaccctGAGCCACATCCCCGCCGGCGCCTAGCCAGCTTCGGGGGAGTGGGCTCCAGTGGCTCCCTGTCCGCCTTCACCGGCTGGGGTTCCTACAACCAGAACAACAGCGGAAATGTCAACAAGCCCCATGCTGAAGGTGAGCTTTCCCTGCCCCTATCCCTCCACCACGGCTCTTCCCTGGGCAGCGGAGGGTCCCTGAGACCCAGCCCCCAGAGCTCTGGCAGGGATACCCCAGTCACGGGCCTCAGCCCCCTGCACCTGCAGCATGTCAGGGACCAGATGGTGATGGCCATCCAGAGGCTGAAGGAGCTGGAGGAACAGGTCAGCATTGAATTAAATAGAACACTAGAATGGACATTGGCATCAGGTGTAAAATCTTAGCCATCTTGGTCAGGGAATCTTTCATTCTAGAAACTGACTTAATGTGGTAAAATAAAGTATAAAAGATATTGTGTGTTTCAATCCCAGTAttaatttatatttaaaaaatatcagTATAATGATTTTGTAGATTTGCTTGCAcactgttagttagctagctagtcagtTTTAATTAGCTGATTTTAATGTATCTTTACGCAGGTGAGGAGCATCCCTGTTCTACAGGTGAAGATCTCTGTCctccaggaggagaagagacagctgGTCTCTCGGATGAAGAACCAGGACCAAGAAGAGCTGAGTGACGTGTTCCGGAAGAGAGCCCACAGCACGGGCAGCGCCGGTCGGTTCCGGGTTGGGAAGGGCTCTGAACTTCTAGGGAAACCTGAAGATGGGCTGGAGAACAAGGCAGAGCACAACAGTGACTCCTCTGGCCTGAAGGAGTTCCAGCAGCTGACTGCTGAGATGGAGGCTTTGGAGAGGACCATCAAGGGTGGTCGCTTGCAAGCACGGCATGGCCTCAACCAGAACACATTACGCAGGAACTGCAGAGCTCACAAATCAGTAGCCATCGGCATTGATGAAGACTTAGATGCCATCTTAGATGTCAGGTCCTCAAAACAACACAGGGACATCGCTTTGAAGACCAAGCCCACAGACACACGATGCATAGCAACGGGTGTAACTGAGGCCCACCTCGTTGTCACCGCGGATAAGGGGTCGGAGCTAGATGCCCAGCAGAGAATCATAGAAGCCCTGAAGGAGAGGGTGTGTCAGTTGGAGGCAGAGGTAAAGGAGTCCACCCTGCAGATGGAGATGGGCAGGCTGAAGCTGGAGCTACAGGCTGCCGGGGCCAGGAACAAGGCTGATAAAGGCTCCATCGCCAGGCCATCCACCCACAGCACCTCCACAGCCACGGAGGCCCCGGAGGCCAGGCCCAAGGCCCAGACCAGGAGCCTGGGGGTGGGCAACCACACAGAGGTCCAGGACGCCTCTGCTGGAGGTAGgctggaggtggaggggtggggcTGTAGTGTTGGAGTGTCCTGTAGGCCGGAGCTGAAGAGTGTGAGCTCAGGACCAGAGGTACCGATGACTTGGtgggtggtcagagagagagtggagacccAGGACCAATGTGTTGGGAGACAGGTGGTGATGGTCACCCAAGGTGTGGGGACAGGGGTGAGGGTGTGTGAGGCAGGTGTCAACACAGATCTGACCATGGAGAGTTTGGCTGCAGCGAgaagatgggggatgggggagtgtCAGTTGGTGTCGGTGGGGAGCGGGGACTGTACGGTCGACGACGTGATGAGTGCTGTAAAGGAGGTCGGCATGGCAACCGACCCTCCAGTCAGAGGGGTGGATTCAGGTGTCATGGTGTCACCTCAGACGTTCTCCCAGCGCACCAACACATCACCAACACTCAGCTCGGTCTCCCGTTTCACAAACACCTGCCGCTTGTTCAACACCACCTCCAGCACCAACACCGTGCTCAACACCCAGGAGAAACACACCAACACCGTGCACACCGTCACCCGGAACATCGCTGTTGGCAACAGCAGGGTCCTAGAGCTAATCCAGACCGTTGCTAAGACCCGCTCCGTTGGCATTGAAACGACCGTGCCATGGGGAGGAAACGCAGAACAACCAACCCAAACCAATGCGGCCGTCACCAAGGCAACGACCAGAGACGCTGGGGTCGGGATGACTAACGTGAACGACAACTTCCTGGTTGGACTGAAGACCCGGAACATCGCCTGTGGTCCTTCCTGTCTCCCCGACCCCACCAAGACCAGGAGTATTGGGATCGGGGTGGGTGAGGGGCGCATACGGGACCTTGCAGGACCACCATCACTGACACAGACATCCCATTCTCACCAGGCCCAGGGCCAATCCCAGTTACAGCCTGGTCTGGACCACTACATAGAGAAGATGCAGTGTCTGCTGAGGGAGCAGCAGGGCCTGCTGACTGAGAGCTATAGTGAGCTGGGAGAGGTGTTCATCCAGCCGGCGTCAGACAACACCACCCTCATCATGTCACCCGTCAACTCTGCCATGATACAGGGAGGCACAGAGGACAGGCCAATACCCTCACAATCCACAGGTATGGATATAGTCTGTCTAGTCTTTACACTCACAGTTTGCATCTGCGGTGGGTATTTACTAGGGATAAT harbors:
- the LOC110523352 gene encoding KN motif and ankyrin repeat domain-containing protein 1, producing the protein MDQDTHIYRNGQGNRGRSVSATEETTPYYLETPYGYQLDLDFLKYVDDIQNGSTINRLRKKPLRATNSRAEAQSGTTPSQSWTSSESLSSASSGDTRVSQSAMSTGNRGRPPLPPPHSASTTSNTTPSSQEGSSVPLKPQEGKPALAVRSLNTPRFNPLVEKTLVETRRRLEQEKTSSTTPAQPHPEPHPRRRLASFGGVGSSGSLSAFTGWGSYNQNNSGNVNKPHAEGELSLPLSLHHGSSLGSGGSLRPSPQSSGRDTPVTGLSPLHLQHVRDQMVMAIQRLKELEEQVRSIPVLQVKISVLQEEKRQLVSRMKNQDQEELSDVFRKRAHSTGSAGRFRVGKGSELLGKPEDGLENKAEHNSDSSGLKEFQQLTAEMEALERTIKGGRLQARHGLNQNTLRRNCRAHKSVAIGIDEDLDAILDVRSSKQHRDIALKTKPTDTRCIATGVTEAHLVVTADKGSELDAQQRIIEALKERVCQLEAEVKESTLQMEMGRLKLELQAAGARNKADKGSIARPSTHSTSTATEAPEARPKAQTRSLGVGNHTEVQDASAGGRLEVEGWGCSVGVSCRPELKSVSSGPEVPMTWWVVRERVETQDQCVGRQVVMVTQGVGTGVRVCEAGVNTDLTMESLAAARRWGMGECQLVSVGSGDCTVDDVMSAVKEVGMATDPPVRGVDSGVMVSPQTFSQRTNTSPTLSSVSRFTNTCRLFNTTSSTNTVLNTQEKHTNTVHTVTRNIAVGNSRVLELIQTVAKTRSVGIETTVPWGGNAEQPTQTNAAVTKATTRDAGVGMTNVNDNFLVGLKTRNIACGPSCLPDPTKTRSIGIGVGEGRIRDLAGPPSLTQTSHSHQAQGQSQLQPGLDHYIEKMQCLLREQQGLLTESYSELGEVFIQPASDNTTLIMSPVNSAMIQGGTEDRPIPSQSTDCVQFQSIAGPGQFTNTSPKRNTERSGVSQCVTKESEVKQKILRIEHQTSSALHGQPTTANMLRSIMKKQDGDRGYTGTRKSLKFVGVTTGCESMSTSEPSSSEEEEKNGNGRWREVCGLQDRSRTGGNKGVANRECSGHGRTEIQESFQLSEKMLSACHALKTHLSDDQILSSRELRSCLNMLQHEWFRVSSQKSAAPAVVGDYLTAFRSVSPAVQRHVANLADGNGNTALHYSVSHSNFTVVKRMLLADVCNVNKQNKAGYTPIMLAALAAVEAPEDMEVVEELFIKGDVNAKASQAGQTALMLAVSHGRMDMVRALLAKGAEVNLQDDEGSTALMCASEHGHAEIVRLLLAKPGCNATLSDSDESTALSIALEAGHKDIAVLLYAHVNFSKCQAGGTPRLGRNTPPSSAGRAVFE